Proteins encoded by one window of Bacteroidales bacterium:
- the recR gene encoding recombination protein RecR, whose translation MENKQYPSTLLEKAVLELSKLPGIGQKTAFRLVMHMLRKGKEPLLNLADSLSNLAQNVKYCKRCFSISDNDICDICANMQRDSSLLCVVEDVNDLMAIEKTHQFNGLYHVLGGLISPMDGITPSQLNIDALQARLENEPIKEIIFALSATVEGDTTAFFIFKKFQHYPILFSTIAKGIAIGNELEYTDEITLARSIIHRLVFDGKSK comes from the coding sequence GTGGAAAACAAACAATACCCTTCAACATTACTCGAAAAAGCTGTCTTAGAATTATCTAAATTACCAGGAATAGGACAAAAAACGGCCTTTCGGCTTGTTATGCACATGTTACGAAAGGGTAAGGAACCATTGCTAAACTTGGCCGATTCATTAAGCAATTTGGCACAAAATGTTAAGTATTGTAAGCGTTGTTTTTCTATTTCTGATAATGATATTTGCGATATATGTGCTAATATGCAACGCGATTCATCTTTATTATGTGTAGTAGAAGACGTAAACGATTTAATGGCAATAGAAAAAACACACCAATTCAATGGTCTGTATCATGTTTTAGGCGGATTAATTTCTCCTATGGATGGAATTACACCTTCGCAATTAAACATTGATGCATTGCAAGCTAGATTAGAAAACGAACCGATTAAAGAAATTATTTTTGCCTTATCGGCAACAGTCGAAGGCGATACAACTGCATTTTTTATTTTTAAAAAATTTCAACATTATCCTATATTATTTTCTACTATAGCTAAAGGTATAGCTATTGGTAATGAACTTGAATACACCGACGAGATAACATTAGCTCGTTCTATTATTCATAGACTCGTTTTTGATGGAAAAAGTAAATAA